Proteins co-encoded in one Periophthalmus magnuspinnatus isolate fPerMag1 chromosome 20, fPerMag1.2.pri, whole genome shotgun sequence genomic window:
- the LOC117388056 gene encoding 4-galactosyl-N-acetylglucosaminide 3-alpha-L-fucosyltransferase 9-like, giving the protein MSVPSQWIRLRPFIFSNLLFVGFFMIFYSHHHSNIKLPSLAVFLHSRWSYSNVTLEPENETETILLIWTWPFGQKFDTDCRGFGIEKCHLTDNRSLYPIADGVFFHHRDVCNNLQDLPKIPRPFFQKWVWANMESPANTPVMPILNNLFNLTCSYRIDSTIHVPYGYVLPRNSDEPVVQLPTKDKLVCWVVSNWNTLLLRVQYYEQLKNHIKINIYGKAFRNPLSDQAYEDVISQCKFYLAFENSAYKDYMTEKVFSPLLLGSVPIVLGPPREDYQQQIPANAFIHVDDFASPKELAERLHYLDRHPEEYMDYFKWRREYKVVRSWFGKEHACRSCSHIQKHRGSEVVHNLQTWFWSDK; this is encoded by the coding sequence ATGTCTGTCCCTAGCCAGTGGATTCGTCTTCGTCCGTTTATCTTCAGTAACCTTCTCTTTGTGGGGTTTTTCATGATCTTCTACTCCCATCATCACTCCAACATAAAGCTTCCATCTTTGGCAGTTTTTCTCCATTCCCGCTGGAGCTATAGCAACGTAACTTTGGAACCTGAAAATGAAACAGAGACTATCCTTCTCATCTGGACATGGCCGTTTGGACAAAAATTTGATACAGACTGCCGTGGTTTTGGCATTGAGAAGTGCCATTTGACTGATAATAGAAGCCTGTACCCTATCGCGGATGGTGTGTTTTTCCATCATCGGGATGTATGTAATAATTTACAAGATCTTCCAAAAATTCCACGACCCTTTTTCCAGAAATGGGTGTGGGCTAACATGGAATCACCGGCAAATACACCTGTAATGCCCATATTAAACAATCTATTCAACCTCACATGCAGCTATCGCATAGATTCCACCATCCACGTGCCATATGGATACGTGCTACCACGCAATTCCGACGAGCCGGTTGTCCAACTTCCAACAAAGGACAAATTGGTATGTTGGGTTGTAAGCAACTGGAACACCCTCCTTCTAAGGGTCCAGTATTACGAACAActgaaaaatcacattaaaatcaacatttatggaAAGGCATTCAGAAATCCTTTGTCCGATCAAGCTTACGAGGATGTCATATCGCAATGTAAATTCTACCTTGCTTTTGAAAATTCGGCTTACAAAGACTACATGACGGAAAAAGTGTTTAGTCCGCTGTTGTTGGGAAGTGTGCCAATTGTTTTAGGTCCCCCCAGGGAAGATTACCAGCAGCAGATCCCAGCGAATGCCTTCATTCATGTCGATGACTTTGCCAGCCCCAAGGAGTTGGCTGAGAGACTGCACTATCTCGACAGGCATCCAGAGGAGTACATGGACTACTTCAAATGGAGGAGAGAGTACAAGGTCGTGAGGTCCTGGTTTGGAAAGGAACATGCTTGCAGATCGTGTAGCCACATACAAAAGCATAGAGGATCAGAGGTAGTTCATAATCTCCAAACATGGTTTTGGAGTGACAAGTGA